The following are from one region of the Thermococcus cleftensis genome:
- the purC gene encoding phosphoribosylaminoimidazolesuccinocarboxamide synthase — MEVYEGKAKKIIPLDDGKAIMEFKDDATAFDGKKKAQFKGKGWLNAQISAVLFKVLEEKGIKTHFIGVAGENRLIVERLEMYPLEVVVRNVVAGSLKKRLPLEEGTELPEPIVELYYKDDSLGDPMINHHHAKILGVSEEEIREMERIALKVNDVLREYFAERGIILVDFKLEFGKNGRGEIVLGDEISPDTCRFWDAETRESLDKDVFRFDRGDLINAYERLYERLTGTS; from the coding sequence ATGGAGGTCTATGAAGGTAAGGCGAAAAAAATTATCCCGCTCGATGATGGAAAGGCCATAATGGAGTTCAAGGACGATGCTACGGCCTTCGACGGCAAGAAGAAGGCCCAGTTCAAGGGGAAGGGCTGGCTCAACGCCCAGATCAGCGCGGTTCTCTTCAAGGTCCTCGAGGAGAAGGGGATCAAGACCCACTTCATAGGCGTCGCCGGTGAGAACAGGCTCATCGTTGAGAGGCTTGAAATGTACCCGCTTGAAGTTGTCGTCAGGAACGTCGTCGCCGGAAGCCTGAAGAAGCGCCTTCCGCTGGAAGAAGGAACCGAGCTGCCGGAGCCGATAGTCGAGCTCTATTACAAGGACGACAGCCTCGGTGACCCGATGATAAACCACCACCACGCAAAGATCCTTGGCGTGAGCGAGGAGGAAATCAGGGAGATGGAGCGCATTGCCCTTAAGGTTAACGATGTCCTGAGGGAGTACTTTGCCGAGCGGGGAATCATACTGGTCGACTTCAAGCTCGAGTTCGGGAAGAACGGGAGGGGCGAGATAGTGCTCGGCGACGAGATAAGCCCGGACACCTGCCGCTTCTGGGACGCCGAAACCAGGGAGAGCCTCGACAAGGACGTCTTCCGCTTCGACAGGGGCGACCTGATAAACGCCTATGAAAGGCTTTATGAGCGCTTAACTGGAACTTCCTGA
- the purF gene encoding amidophosphoribosyltransferase — translation MREKCGVFAAKTENAARKAYYALIALQHRGQESAGISVWKHRIRTVTGRGLVSEVFRNGELAKLKSSTAIAHVRYSTSGSLNETQPLETECCGMKIAVAHNGTLTNFRLLRERYESHGVKFRHTVDSELLGISFLWHFNETGDEFEAMREVFNEVKGAYSVAFLFDGKIIVARDPVGFRPLSYGFGDGHYFASEDSALRLFVEDVRDVKPGEVFLVSEDGVESKVLARESHHHCVFEYIYFARPDSTIDGVNVYSARVRMGRELAKESPADGDVVIAVPDSGRAAAMGFSQVSGIPYSEGLIKNRYIGRTFITPGQFYRELKVKLKLSPVREVVEGKSVVLVDDSIVRGTTMKRIVAMLRGAGAGEVHVRIASPPIRYPCYMGVDIPTRHELIAAFGSVENVRKTIGADSLAYLSVDGLKKAVGRRDLCLACLTGEYPEWAFRF, via the coding sequence ATGAGGGAGAAGTGCGGGGTCTTCGCAGCAAAAACCGAAAACGCAGCAAGGAAGGCCTACTACGCGCTGATAGCACTGCAGCACAGGGGACAGGAGAGCGCCGGGATAAGCGTGTGGAAGCACCGCATACGGACGGTGACGGGGAGAGGACTCGTCTCGGAGGTTTTCAGGAACGGCGAGCTGGCAAAGCTCAAATCCAGCACGGCGATAGCCCACGTCCGCTACTCCACTTCCGGCTCGCTTAACGAAACCCAGCCCCTAGAAACGGAGTGCTGCGGTATGAAAATAGCGGTGGCCCACAACGGAACCCTGACCAACTTCAGGCTCCTTCGCGAGAGGTACGAAAGCCATGGCGTTAAGTTCCGCCACACGGTTGACTCCGAGCTGCTGGGGATTTCCTTCCTGTGGCACTTTAACGAGACCGGGGACGAGTTCGAGGCTATGCGGGAAGTGTTTAACGAAGTCAAAGGCGCTTACTCCGTTGCGTTCCTCTTCGATGGGAAGATAATCGTCGCAAGGGACCCCGTGGGATTTCGCCCGCTGAGCTACGGCTTTGGAGACGGCCACTACTTTGCCTCAGAGGACTCAGCGCTAAGGCTCTTCGTTGAGGATGTGAGGGACGTGAAGCCCGGGGAGGTCTTTCTGGTCTCGGAAGACGGGGTTGAGAGCAAGGTTTTGGCCAGAGAGAGCCACCATCACTGCGTTTTTGAATACATATACTTCGCCCGCCCGGACAGCACCATAGACGGGGTCAACGTGTACAGCGCCAGGGTCAGGATGGGGCGGGAGTTGGCAAAGGAGAGCCCGGCAGATGGGGACGTCGTTATAGCCGTTCCTGACTCCGGGAGGGCAGCTGCTATGGGCTTCTCCCAGGTCAGCGGGATTCCCTACTCCGAGGGGCTGATAAAGAACCGCTACATAGGGCGGACGTTCATAACCCCCGGCCAGTTCTACCGTGAGCTGAAAGTCAAGCTCAAGCTCTCCCCGGTGAGGGAAGTCGTTGAGGGGAAGAGCGTCGTGCTGGTCGATGATTCAATCGTCAGGGGGACGACCATGAAGCGCATCGTCGCCATGCTGAGGGGGGCGGGCGCGGGAGAGGTGCACGTCAGAATAGCATCACCGCCCATAAGGTACCCGTGCTACATGGGGGTGGATATTCCGACGAGACACGAGCTCATAGCGGCCTTTGGAAGTGTCGAGAATGTGAGAAAAACCATAGGTGCCGACAGTTTGGCTTACCTCAGCGTCGATGGGCTGAAAAAAGCCGTTGGGAGGAGAGACCTCTGCCTGGCGTGCCTCACCGGCGAGTATCCGGAGTGGGCCTTCCGCTTCTGA
- a CDS encoding ATP-dependent helicase produces the protein MIRWAEREYSDEEIFSILSEPVREWFKRKFGTFTPPQRYAVMEIHKGENVLISSPTGSGKTLSAFLSAINELILLGKEGKLEDKIYVLYVSPLRALNNDIKRNLEGPLAEIKEVARELGYEIPEIMVGIRTSDTSSYEKSKMVRKPPHILITTPESLAIALNAPKFRERLRTVKYLIIDEVHALAENKRGSHLALSVERLQEMAEGRFVRIGLSATIHPLEEVAKFVFGFENGKPRPGLIVDVSFAKQTEIKVESVVEDLIYTPAGALSDALYNRLAELIKAHRTTLIFTNTRSGAERVAFNLKKRFPEFEGLIEAHHSSLSREVRLDVEERLKRGELRCVISSTSLELGIDIGTIDLVVLIGSPKSVNRALQRIGRAGHRLHEVSKGVILALDRDDLVEVTVLAHNARNRRLDRVKIPRNPLDVLVQHLLGMALNRVWEVEEAYNLVRRAYPFKDLPFEDFMGVLRYLAGEYAGLEERKVYAKIWLEDGRFGRRGKMTRTIYYMNVGTIPDEAKIRVYTMDKQMIGTVEEEFAERLMPGDIFVLAGRTYEFVKSRGNKIYVIPREGAKPTIPAWFSEMLPLSFDLALDIQRFRREVKGLLHRRDAVRRLVRKYGIDEKAARAVIAYFREQARYSVVPDDETVLVEFVPGKRNRYFFHTLIGRRANDALSRAFAYLVSKRKNCNVGVAINDNGFALLLPPEVELSEEEVRELFEVEDLRETLKLALDNTELLKRRFRHVANRGLLILRRYVGRSKRLGRQQVMAVSLLKVLKENHPDFPLLKEVYREIMEDKMDVEGAEQFLDWVREGRIKVEFRRQDVPSPFAFNLEAIGSSDVVLMEDRRELIKQLHRKIMAMIGEAQEVPVKRS, from the coding sequence ATGATACGATGGGCCGAGAGGGAATACAGCGACGAAGAGATATTCTCGATCCTGAGCGAACCGGTTAGGGAGTGGTTTAAGCGGAAGTTCGGGACTTTTACACCGCCCCAGCGCTACGCGGTCATGGAAATTCATAAAGGTGAGAACGTTCTCATCTCCTCGCCAACGGGCTCCGGAAAAACGCTCTCCGCTTTTCTCTCGGCGATAAATGAGCTCATCCTCCTCGGCAAGGAGGGTAAGCTCGAGGACAAAATCTACGTGCTCTACGTTTCCCCTTTGAGGGCTTTGAACAACGACATAAAGCGCAACCTGGAGGGGCCTTTAGCCGAGATAAAGGAAGTGGCGAGGGAGCTCGGCTACGAAATCCCGGAGATAATGGTCGGCATAAGGACGAGCGACACTTCAAGCTACGAGAAGAGCAAGATGGTGAGGAAGCCGCCACACATACTCATAACCACTCCCGAGAGCCTTGCCATTGCTTTAAACGCCCCAAAGTTCCGCGAGAGGCTGAGAACTGTAAAGTACCTCATCATAGACGAGGTTCACGCGCTGGCTGAGAACAAGCGCGGTTCCCACCTCGCGCTCAGCGTCGAGAGGCTTCAGGAGATGGCCGAGGGGAGGTTCGTGAGGATAGGCCTGAGCGCCACCATACACCCTCTCGAGGAGGTGGCCAAGTTCGTCTTCGGCTTTGAAAACGGGAAGCCGAGGCCCGGGCTTATCGTTGATGTGAGCTTCGCCAAGCAGACGGAAATAAAAGTCGAGAGCGTTGTTGAGGATTTGATTTACACCCCCGCTGGAGCGCTGAGCGATGCCCTCTACAACAGGCTTGCCGAGCTGATAAAAGCTCATAGGACGACGTTAATTTTCACCAACACGAGGAGCGGCGCCGAGAGGGTCGCCTTCAACCTTAAAAAGCGCTTCCCGGAGTTCGAGGGCCTGATTGAAGCCCACCACTCCTCGCTGTCCAGGGAGGTTCGCCTGGACGTCGAGGAGAGGCTGAAGAGGGGCGAATTACGCTGTGTAATTAGCAGCACATCACTGGAGCTCGGCATAGACATCGGAACGATCGATCTGGTCGTCCTTATCGGTTCTCCAAAGAGCGTGAACCGTGCGTTGCAGAGAATCGGCAGGGCAGGCCACAGGCTCCACGAGGTCAGCAAGGGCGTTATTCTGGCTCTCGACAGGGACGATTTGGTCGAGGTTACGGTTTTAGCGCACAACGCGAGGAACAGACGGCTCGACCGCGTGAAAATCCCAAGGAACCCGCTCGATGTTCTCGTCCAGCACCTGCTCGGAATGGCCCTCAACAGGGTCTGGGAGGTGGAGGAGGCATACAACCTCGTGAGGCGCGCTTATCCCTTTAAAGACCTGCCCTTCGAGGACTTCATGGGCGTTTTGAGGTATCTGGCGGGGGAATACGCAGGTTTGGAGGAGAGGAAGGTCTACGCCAAGATATGGCTCGAGGACGGGCGCTTTGGACGGCGCGGGAAGATGACGAGGACGATTTACTACATGAACGTCGGCACGATACCGGATGAGGCCAAGATCCGGGTTTACACTATGGACAAGCAGATGATCGGAACTGTGGAGGAGGAGTTTGCGGAGCGCCTAATGCCCGGCGACATCTTCGTCCTGGCCGGAAGAACATACGAGTTCGTCAAGAGCAGGGGTAACAAGATCTACGTCATTCCCCGCGAGGGAGCGAAGCCAACTATTCCGGCCTGGTTCTCGGAGATGCTCCCTCTCAGCTTTGACCTGGCCCTCGACATTCAGAGGTTCAGGCGTGAAGTTAAGGGGCTTCTTCACCGGAGGGACGCGGTTAGGAGGCTCGTGCGGAAGTACGGGATAGACGAGAAGGCCGCGAGGGCTGTAATAGCTTACTTCCGCGAGCAGGCGAGGTATTCGGTAGTTCCTGACGATGAAACGGTTTTGGTCGAGTTCGTTCCGGGAAAGAGGAACCGCTACTTCTTCCACACCCTCATCGGGAGGCGCGCGAACGACGCGCTGAGCAGGGCCTTCGCCTACCTCGTGAGCAAGAGAAAAAACTGCAACGTCGGGGTGGCGATAAACGACAACGGCTTCGCCCTGCTCCTCCCGCCGGAGGTAGAGCTGAGCGAGGAGGAGGTAAGGGAGCTTTTCGAGGTCGAGGACCTGAGGGAGACGCTAAAGCTGGCCCTGGACAACACAGAGCTACTGAAGAGGCGCTTCAGGCACGTGGCCAATCGAGGATTGCTTATCCTCAGGCGCTACGTCGGGAGGAGCAAGAGGCTGGGGAGACAGCAGGTGATGGCGGTTTCCCTCCTCAAGGTCCTCAAGGAGAACCACCCCGACTTCCCGCTCCTGAAGGAGGTCTACCGCGAGATTATGGAGGACAAGATGGACGTCGAGGGCGCTGAGCAGTTCCTGGACTGGGTCAGGGAGGGCAGAATAAAGGTGGAGTTCAGGAGGCAGGACGTTCCAAGCCCCTTCGCCTTCAACCTCGAGGCTATAGGCTCGAGCGACGTTGTCCTGATGGAGGACAGGAGGGAGCTGATCAAACAGCTCCACAGAAAGATAATGGCAATGATAGGGGAAGCTCAGGAAGTTCCAGTTAAGCGCTCATAA